The Ignavibacteria bacterium genome contains a region encoding:
- a CDS encoding T9SS type A sorting domain-containing protein → MKYTFLFIGVVMLFASQTQSIAQQLRSSLQTTPSQPFFFNKDADWKTGNTYTATVDSNTNWGIENWGPIMHFNDSGDLINSSVWIANGYTHFTYTPWGRLFYARSSDGVNFKTRELFDRRFSGIAVAYLAVTEQCVMIYYWVFMNGFGHSPIYLIRSFDNGDTFDSARAITQESFDAFPDCYPAVWNDTVVITLTYFNRKKMPTGAYFYTSYDNGSTWKTWTTKLPVTGYSRQIALTSSKLHMLYSKRKNNKKYRGGETMYLYSTNGGTKWSKHNDRAALTKLDGYTSDDARIASSYKENLYVCWIDGQLGSTAFGFTGSVFFRKSTNAGKTWTPEVALTQRPDAGTSSLAVERNEGKNVAVAWDKMLHFLDTNQIIVCISMDGGTLWYPEVNVNPNSFLGVGPSVAVGTDRVTVVWSEVSPVSSPTHPFLRSAALPQRKPSPLLPPQNIVSPSTTQLVGNYPNPFNPVTVIRYTLSARSTVTLKVYNTLGQEIAALLLNKEQKEGVYEETFDASNLASGMYFAHLTVETLWGDNHREVKKLVVAK, encoded by the coding sequence ATGAAATACACTTTTCTTTTCATCGGGGTCGTAATGCTATTCGCATCGCAAACACAAAGTATTGCGCAACAACTACGCTCGTCGCTGCAAACAACTCCATCGCAACCGTTCTTTTTCAATAAGGATGCAGATTGGAAAACGGGTAATACATATACTGCTACTGTTGATTCTAATACCAATTGGGGAATCGAGAATTGGGGACCCATTATGCACTTTAACGACTCAGGAGATCTTATCAATAGTAGCGTATGGATTGCAAACGGCTATACGCATTTTACATATACACCATGGGGAAGATTATTTTATGCGCGTTCGAGCGATGGGGTAAACTTTAAAACACGTGAACTTTTCGACCGGCGGTTCTCGGGTATTGCTGTCGCTTATCTGGCGGTAACCGAACAATGCGTTATGATTTATTATTGGGTATTTATGAACGGTTTCGGTCACTCCCCGATTTATCTTATCCGTTCTTTCGATAATGGAGATACGTTTGATTCCGCGCGAGCAATTACGCAGGAATCGTTCGACGCATTTCCTGATTGTTATCCTGCCGTGTGGAACGATACGGTCGTTATCACTCTTACGTATTTTAATCGGAAAAAGATGCCAACTGGCGCATATTTCTATACATCTTACGATAACGGTTCGACGTGGAAAACATGGACTACGAAACTTCCTGTAACAGGATATTCGAGACAAATAGCATTAACATCTAGTAAACTTCATATGTTATATTCCAAGCGAAAGAATAACAAGAAGTATCGCGGAGGAGAAACGATGTATCTCTACTCGACAAACGGGGGAACGAAATGGAGCAAACATAACGACCGCGCGGCCCTTACCAAACTTGATGGCTACACATCGGATGATGCTCGAATAGCATCTTCCTATAAAGAAAATTTATACGTATGTTGGATAGACGGACAATTGGGAAGTACGGCTTTTGGGTTTACTGGGAGTGTGTTTTTTCGCAAATCAACGAATGCAGGAAAAACGTGGACACCGGAAGTCGCTCTCACTCAACGCCCTGATGCGGGAACTTCTTCTCTTGCAGTAGAAAGGAATGAAGGAAAAAACGTTGCGGTAGCATGGGACAAGATGCTGCATTTTCTTGACACTAATCAAATAATAGTGTGCATCTCGATGGATGGCGGGACTTTATGGTACCCGGAAGTAAATGTTAATCCAAATTCTTTCTTGGGAGTGGGCCCATCTGTTGCTGTGGGAACGGATCGTGTTACGGTTGTATGGAGTGAGGTTTCGCCCGTCAGTAGTCCCACGCATCCCTTTCTACGCTCTGCCGCACTACCTCAACGCAAGCCGTCTCCTCTTCTTCCTCCACAGAATATTGTTTCTCCCAGCACAACACAACTCGTGGGCAACTATCCGAATCCGTTTAATCCCGTTACGGTTATTCGTTACACGTTATCTGCACGCAGCACGGTAACGCTCAAAGTATATAATACGTTGGGGCAAGAAATAGCAGCGCTTCTTCTCAACAAAGAACAAAAAGAAGGTGTGTATGAAGAAACGTTCGACGCAAGTAATCTGGCATCGGGAATGTATTTCGCTCATCTCACAGTGGAAACGCTGTGGGGCGATAACCATCGGGAAGTGAAAAAGTTGGTAGTGGCAAAGTGA